A window from Lactiplantibacillus pentosus encodes these proteins:
- a CDS encoding VanZ family protein, with protein MMINGHGFGPDYLIDAGATLIILIPLFFYILIRQFFNGHVTIVKASGLIAFFLYIYALLSVTFFPVMVFKWGAKAYQYGFGKQYLANFNVLELFQYAPSQIIGNLALLLPLSILVAYLWPNQFSQARPNMILGGLTTLGIETLQLLMSFFYLGNRTFDVNDLILNIVGYLIGFGLYKVSKSIFKLSPDVFQIL; from the coding sequence ATGATGATCAATGGACATGGATTTGGGCCGGACTATCTGATAGATGCCGGGGCAACGCTGATTATATTAATACCGCTATTTTTTTATATTTTGATTAGGCAATTTTTCAATGGCCATGTGACGATTGTTAAAGCGAGTGGCTTAATTGCATTCTTTCTGTATATTTATGCGCTCCTGAGTGTGACATTCTTTCCAGTAATGGTCTTTAAGTGGGGTGCTAAAGCCTATCAATATGGATTTGGCAAACAGTATCTTGCTAACTTCAATGTTTTGGAGCTGTTTCAGTATGCACCCAGCCAAATCATTGGAAATCTAGCACTGTTATTACCGTTGTCAATACTGGTGGCGTACTTGTGGCCCAACCAATTCAGCCAGGCTAGACCCAATATGATCCTTGGCGGACTAACGACTCTGGGTATCGAGACGCTCCAATTACTGATGAGTTTCTTCTATCTAGGTAACCGCACGTTTGACGTTAATGACCTGATTTTGAATATAGTAGGGTATTTGATTGGTTTTGGACTGTATAAAGTCTCTAAATCGATATTCAAACTGTCACCTGACGTGTTTCAAATTTTGTGA
- a CDS encoding DUF2316 family protein: MSLNPQQMRATREELQVNFALTGLTKTQVATGLNISVTKLDHLFDLTQQSLEDPWILRNYLIDQVEAAGKTPVPFTALSGDWHRHWFLNSAVIDRREMSAGDR, translated from the coding sequence ATGTCACTAAATCCGCAACAAATGCGCGCCACGCGTGAAGAATTGCAAGTAAACTTTGCATTGACTGGACTAACGAAGACGCAGGTCGCAACTGGTTTGAACATCAGCGTCACTAAACTCGACCATTTATTTGATTTGACCCAACAGTCCTTGGAGGACCCATGGATCTTACGCAACTATTTGATTGACCAGGTGGAAGCGGCCGGCAAGACCCCCGTGCCCTTTACCGCGTTGAGTGGCGACTGGCACCGACACTGGTTTTTGAATAGTGCGGTGATCGACCGCCGTGAAATGTCGGCTGGCGATCGTTAA
- a CDS encoding TetR/AcrR family transcriptional regulator, whose amino-acid sequence MNNQMQIDQRTHQTHRKLMTALQAHFTAQMPFNKLTVKQLCHDAHVGRATFYRHHQDIADIIVVEYLITLQELGHALNNLENPTYATIAGAVITTMRAHLNLPQLAAWAHCADRVLPLETGFAQQLLTALAIQTPHQHFIATFLGHSCHQFACQLATTQPALNRIETYHLFIQLIPNVLQTPMIPTDTSLD is encoded by the coding sequence ATGAACAATCAAATGCAGATTGACCAGCGAACCCATCAAACTCACCGCAAGTTAATGACCGCGCTGCAAGCTCACTTTACGGCGCAAATGCCCTTCAATAAATTGACCGTCAAACAGCTTTGCCACGATGCCCATGTTGGTCGTGCGACCTTTTATCGACATCACCAAGATATTGCAGATATTATCGTTGTCGAATACCTGATTACCCTGCAGGAACTTGGCCACGCGCTTAATAACTTGGAAAACCCGACCTATGCCACGATTGCAGGGGCCGTTATCACCACCATGCGCGCACACTTGAATTTGCCCCAACTGGCCGCTTGGGCGCATTGTGCTGACCGGGTTCTCCCACTAGAAACTGGTTTCGCCCAACAACTACTCACCGCATTGGCAATCCAGACGCCACACCAGCACTTCATCGCAACTTTTCTGGGCCACAGTTGCCATCAATTCGCTTGCCAACTCGCAACGACTCAGCCGGCACTCAATCGAATCGAGACGTATCACCTCTTCATTCAGCTCATCCCGAATGTCTTGCAAACACCAATGATTCCTACCGATACCAGTTTGGATTGA
- a CDS encoding Dyp-type peroxidase, with translation MPINPSHAQDVWKDVGEHVQFTVLQLNRQDPQHDREVFQEFADRSQAIIRSLRIRDAKPETGTQLKVSIGISSNAWDYLFPDAPKPRELETYTTLHGPKYSMPATDGDLFFHIRASNEAVVYECQTQFQRVLAPITSVLDETKGFRYFEGRAIIGFIDGTEAPAIEDAADYALVGEEDPQFINGSYAFAQKWQHDMPIWEHMTTGDQEKAVGREKFSDFELDDDDKFKNAHNVASKYEVDGVEQKIVRMNVPYAQPAVGNIGTYFIGYARHWTVTKGMLQNMVDQGDFLLTFSKLLSGQVFFIPSRDLLAQIADDDF, from the coding sequence ATGCCAATCAATCCAAGTCACGCCCAAGATGTCTGGAAAGATGTCGGAGAACACGTTCAATTTACAGTTCTTCAGTTAAACCGCCAGGATCCGCAACATGACCGTGAAGTGTTCCAAGAATTTGCTGACCGGTCACAAGCCATTATTCGTTCCTTACGCATCCGCGACGCAAAACCCGAGACCGGTACCCAACTGAAAGTTAGCATCGGTATTAGTAGTAACGCTTGGGATTACCTCTTCCCGGACGCTCCCAAACCGCGCGAACTCGAGACCTATACGACATTACACGGTCCAAAGTACAGCATGCCCGCGACTGACGGGGACCTCTTCTTCCACATTCGCGCTAGTAACGAAGCGGTCGTTTACGAGTGCCAGACCCAATTTCAGCGGGTACTCGCACCCATCACATCCGTTCTGGACGAAACTAAGGGCTTTCGCTACTTTGAAGGCCGCGCCATCATTGGCTTCATCGACGGGACCGAAGCGCCTGCCATCGAAGACGCCGCTGATTACGCCTTAGTTGGCGAGGAAGATCCGCAATTCATCAATGGTTCCTACGCCTTCGCTCAAAAATGGCAACATGACATGCCGATTTGGGAACACATGACCACCGGCGACCAAGAAAAGGCAGTCGGACGCGAAAAATTCAGCGATTTTGAATTGGACGACGACGATAAATTCAAGAACGCCCATAACGTTGCTTCCAAGTATGAAGTCGATGGTGTCGAACAAAAAATCGTTCGGATGAACGTCCCATACGCGCAACCCGCTGTGGGTAATATTGGCACCTATTTCATCGGCTACGCACGTCACTGGACCGTCACCAAGGGCATGTTACAAAACATGGTCGACCAAGGCGACTTCCTATTGACCTTCTCCAAACTGCTGTCCGGTCAAGTCTTCTTCATTCCATCACGGGACTTGCTGGCGCAAATTGCGGATGATGACTTTTAA
- a CDS encoding MFS transporter: MNRTQQRFGIILPIILISYFMILLDNSIVFTSTVKIAADLNLSAQALSWVTNAYALTFGGLLMLGGRAGDIFGRRKIFLIGLVIFSIGSLLVGLSTSAGMIISMRALQGIGSAILAPTTLALLMDTYQDNMRTRAIVYYGATGGLGASFGLVIGGLISSYTTWRLGFLLNVPIGIVMLLLTLKFVPVSQRSTGKLDWLGSLLSVIGIIALVYGINGAKNPVLTIIIAIIVLAAFVWQEHRSNHPIMPLKLFADRERSSAYVARFFFLGAMISYFFLTPQAMQNVYHFTPLMAALGFLPETVPQFIFATLVSRLNNRFTNNQILIAGELITLVGLLMAALVGVRAGYVTAIAIPMVIIGIGQGFSLSPLTVAGVANTDAAIAGSASGVVNMVHQIGSSVGLSIITLMTAGIASPVVSYNTAVMIMTGLMLISTLAAINIARKSSND; encoded by the coding sequence ATGAATAGAACACAACAACGGTTTGGCATCATTTTGCCAATTATTCTGATTAGTTATTTTATGATTCTGCTGGATAATTCGATTGTTTTTACCAGTACGGTCAAAATCGCCGCTGACTTGAATTTGTCAGCCCAAGCGCTCTCGTGGGTGACGAACGCCTACGCGCTGACGTTTGGTGGCTTGTTAATGCTCGGTGGTCGTGCCGGGGATATTTTTGGACGGCGCAAGATTTTCTTGATTGGCCTGGTGATTTTTAGCATTGGCTCGTTACTGGTCGGACTTTCGACGAGTGCGGGGATGATTATTAGCATGCGGGCACTGCAAGGGATTGGTTCCGCTATTCTGGCGCCGACGACGCTCGCGTTACTAATGGATACGTATCAAGATAACATGCGGACACGCGCGATTGTGTATTATGGCGCTACTGGTGGTCTGGGCGCGAGCTTTGGTCTCGTGATTGGTGGGTTGATCTCCAGCTACACGACTTGGCGACTGGGCTTCCTATTGAACGTGCCGATTGGCATTGTGATGCTCTTATTGACTTTGAAATTTGTTCCGGTTAGTCAACGCAGTACTGGCAAGCTGGATTGGTTGGGCTCATTATTATCAGTGATTGGGATCATTGCGCTGGTCTACGGGATTAATGGCGCTAAAAATCCGGTGTTAACGATTATCATTGCGATTATTGTCCTGGCAGCGTTTGTATGGCAAGAACACCGCTCAAACCATCCAATCATGCCATTGAAATTATTCGCTGACCGTGAACGCAGTAGTGCCTATGTGGCGCGGTTCTTCTTTCTCGGTGCGATGATTTCGTACTTCTTCTTAACACCACAAGCAATGCAAAATGTTTATCATTTTACGCCATTAATGGCTGCACTAGGCTTTTTGCCTGAAACGGTGCCTCAATTTATCTTCGCCACCCTGGTGTCACGTTTGAATAACCGATTCACGAACAATCAAATCTTGATTGCGGGGGAACTGATTACGTTAGTCGGCTTATTGATGGCCGCGCTGGTTGGCGTACGCGCAGGCTACGTGACGGCGATTGCGATTCCAATGGTGATTATCGGGATCGGTCAAGGCTTTTCTTTGAGTCCGCTGACGGTCGCGGGGGTCGCAAATACGGATGCGGCGATTGCGGGCTCGGCATCGGGCGTGGTCAATATGGTGCATCAGATTGGGAGCTCAGTTGGGCTGTCAATCATCACGTTAATGACGGCCGGTATTGCTAGTCCAGTCGTTTCGTACAATACAGCTGTCATGATTATGACAGGATTAATGCTGATCTCAACGCTAGCAGCTATTAATATTGCACGGAAATCATCAAATGATTAA
- a CDS encoding MerR family transcriptional regulator, whose protein sequence is MNIKQASEQTGVSSAAIRYYEKEGLIPAIDRSETGNREIDDRIIRRIVFVRQMRAAGMSIVNLRRYIQLFDAQEDNTSEQIDLLKTQLEEMEERRDDIQAAIDHLHYKLDHYYDHMQEAEEELRALERQHNQD, encoded by the coding sequence ATGAATATCAAACAAGCAAGTGAGCAGACGGGCGTATCTTCGGCGGCGATTCGGTATTATGAAAAGGAAGGGCTGATTCCAGCTATCGACCGCAGTGAGACGGGAAATCGGGAAATCGATGACCGGATTATTCGGCGAATCGTGTTTGTCCGCCAGATGCGAGCCGCTGGGATGAGCATTGTGAATTTGCGGCGCTATATTCAGTTATTTGATGCTCAGGAAGATAATACGAGTGAGCAGATTGATTTATTGAAGACGCAGCTCGAAGAAATGGAAGAAAGACGTGATGACATTCAGGCGGCAATCGACCACTTGCATTACAAGTTGGATCATTATTATGACCACATGCAGGAAGCGGAAGAAGAGCTGCGTGCTTTGGAACGACAACATAATCAGGACTAG
- a CDS encoding demethylmenaquinone methyltransferase, translating into MANQYLHNVQGLFDTIAPNYDRMNNIISLGTHRHWRKQTMAQIHLAPDAHVLDLCCGTGDWTIALARELQPTGEVIGLDFSAPMLKLAQQKVAQQHVADRVWLRRGNAMHLPFKDNTFDLVTIGFGLRNLPDKAQALAEIYRVLKPGARLVCLETSQPDQPLIKPVWQWYFTKVVPLFGRLFAHQYQEYSYLQETTRHFASYQQLAQMFRTAGFQNVHYQRFNFGAAAAHFGTKEAD; encoded by the coding sequence ATGGCAAATCAGTACTTACATAACGTTCAAGGCTTATTTGACACCATTGCACCTAATTATGACCGTATGAATAATATTATTAGTCTCGGAACGCATCGACACTGGCGCAAGCAAACGATGGCCCAGATCCATCTCGCACCTGATGCTCACGTCCTCGATTTGTGTTGTGGCACGGGAGATTGGACCATTGCGCTCGCACGGGAATTACAACCGACTGGCGAAGTGATCGGACTGGATTTTTCCGCGCCAATGCTCAAGCTAGCGCAACAAAAAGTCGCCCAACAACACGTCGCGGACCGGGTCTGGTTGCGCCGCGGTAATGCGATGCACCTTCCATTTAAAGATAACACATTCGACCTGGTCACCATTGGCTTCGGCCTTCGCAATCTTCCAGACAAAGCCCAAGCATTAGCTGAAATCTACCGCGTCCTCAAGCCTGGCGCACGACTAGTCTGCCTAGAGACCTCCCAGCCCGATCAACCGCTCATCAAACCGGTCTGGCAGTGGTATTTCACTAAAGTTGTCCCATTATTTGGCCGCTTATTCGCACATCAATACCAAGAATATTCTTACTTACAAGAAACGACCCGCCACTTTGCCAGTTATCAGCAGCTGGCTCAGATGTTCAGGACGGCTGGCTTCCAAAACGTCCACTATCAACGTTTTAACTTTGGCGCTGCCGCTGCACATTTCGGGACCAAGGAGGCCGATTAA
- a CDS encoding YdcF family protein, which produces MDELTAFNRCLDWLTQAVAQPTRVDGVVLCGNSLPATAIAAGQLAQQYQLPTVIIAGGVGHATKYLRHNLDQPASHASEAALMATLIRQTGYTGELRLDETSTNTGSNATNARDLAPANWRHVLLIQDPLLARRTELTFAANWDGVDFTRYLPATLQLSQLEPLRFKGETTLTGWQPAYFTELLLGEFQRLADTPTGYGPRGQGFIAHVDIPEDVLAAVADLQSRALRRQR; this is translated from the coding sequence ATGGATGAACTGACTGCCTTTAATCGGTGCCTCGACTGGCTCACCCAAGCCGTTGCGCAGCCTACTCGAGTAGATGGCGTCGTCCTGTGCGGCAATAGTCTGCCAGCGACCGCGATTGCGGCGGGTCAACTCGCCCAGCAGTATCAGCTGCCGACCGTCATCATTGCGGGCGGCGTTGGTCACGCGACGAAGTACTTACGCCACAACCTTGACCAACCGGCATCGCACGCTAGCGAAGCGGCCCTGATGGCGACACTCATCCGCCAAACCGGCTATACCGGTGAGCTCCGTCTAGATGAAACTTCGACGAATACCGGCAGTAACGCCACTAACGCACGGGATTTAGCCCCAGCCAATTGGCGCCACGTCCTGCTGATTCAGGACCCGTTGCTTGCTCGCCGGACTGAATTAACGTTTGCCGCTAACTGGGATGGTGTTGACTTTACTCGCTATCTACCAGCAACACTCCAACTGAGTCAACTGGAACCACTCCGATTCAAGGGAGAGACCACGCTGACGGGCTGGCAACCAGCCTACTTTACCGAACTATTGCTCGGCGAATTTCAGCGGCTAGCGGATACCCCCACTGGTTACGGTCCCCGCGGGCAAGGCTTCATTGCGCATGTTGATATTCCTGAAGACGTTCTGGCAGCGGTTGCTGATTTACAGTCCAGAGCGCTGCGTCGGCAACGTTGA
- a CDS encoding SGNH/GDSL hydrolase family protein, producing the protein MDYQVTQANQPLMPAYFQGRWAIKEIEQQPVMYSTNLGAEMWFQATAASFVRITLLDLARDLPSWIAIQIDGLPFLRQAVMSEPIWLTLDGRPHVIRLVLSGNTDEDRVWDGNQGFAISALTSDGTLQPVQLGRHSLTWIGDSLTAGCWVAGRNPGEDYRGEANYAAVASDLLNSRNVRIAYSAVGLQKPGTGGVPVLPDALTAIDATTPWQPIPTDLVVINVGTNDRKLDDTAFTIVFRRFLNQVQRLYPNSRLAVLVPFNQAFATVIRAVTAEFMQIELIETATWHPSTTDDVHLDLAGSQLAGELLAQELTTRYATLFSGEPQR; encoded by the coding sequence GTGGATTACCAAGTAACACAAGCTAATCAGCCCCTGATGCCCGCTTATTTTCAGGGGCGATGGGCAATCAAAGAAATTGAGCAGCAACCCGTGATGTACAGTACTAATTTGGGCGCTGAAATGTGGTTTCAGGCCACGGCGGCGAGTTTTGTCCGTATTACCTTGCTGGATTTAGCGCGTGATTTACCGAGTTGGATTGCGATTCAAATCGACGGGTTGCCGTTTCTGCGCCAAGCTGTGATGAGTGAGCCAATCTGGCTGACTTTGGATGGTCGGCCCCACGTGATTCGCTTGGTGCTGAGTGGCAATACTGATGAAGACCGTGTCTGGGATGGTAATCAAGGGTTTGCAATCAGTGCCTTGACGAGCGATGGGACGTTGCAGCCCGTTCAATTAGGACGCCATAGTCTGACTTGGATTGGCGATTCGCTGACTGCCGGCTGTTGGGTGGCTGGGAGAAATCCCGGTGAAGATTATCGTGGTGAAGCCAATTACGCGGCGGTGGCAAGTGACTTGCTGAATAGCCGCAACGTTCGGATCGCCTATAGTGCGGTTGGCCTCCAAAAACCTGGAACGGGTGGGGTCCCCGTGTTGCCAGATGCACTGACAGCGATTGATGCGACAACGCCGTGGCAACCAATCCCAACAGATTTAGTCGTTATCAATGTTGGTACGAATGACCGCAAACTTGATGACACCGCCTTTACAATCGTGTTCCGACGTTTCTTGAATCAAGTGCAGCGTCTGTATCCAAATAGTCGCTTGGCCGTGCTGGTCCCGTTCAATCAAGCCTTTGCGACGGTAATTCGCGCGGTTACGGCGGAATTTATGCAAATTGAATTGATTGAAACGGCCACGTGGCACCCAAGTACAACGGATGACGTACATTTAGATTTGGCAGGGTCCCAGCTAGCCGGTGAGTTGCTCGCACAGGAACTGACAACGCGCTATGCTACCCTGTTTAGTGGCGAACCGCAGCGCTAA
- a CDS encoding heavy metal translocating P-type ATPase produces MKIQGFLTKHTNQITLITGILIVLGMLSKYLFQFTLGYQVILAVASVIAVIPIAVRAWSALRNKVFSIELLVSIAVIGAFIIGEFNESAIVTFLFLFGSYLESKTLQKTRTAIKGLTDMSPTTATLVTADGTEEVDVDDVDEGDVVLVKTGSQVPVDGVVVEGNGYLNEASITGEARQINKQLNDSVYSGTMVENGYLKIKATQVGDDTTFAKIIELVEEAQDTKSKAEKFIDRFAQYYTPAVLVLAVLVFAFSRDFRLAITVLVLGCPGALVIGAPVSNVAGIGNGAKRGILIKGGEVVDTFAKVDTLVFDKTGTLTEGNTAVTTMHTYTTNADNQLALAAAIEGVSDHPLGQAIVTYAAQKSAGVAPVLDDTETVKGQGICAKVGDQSVVIGNQKMLTAHQIELNSAQLKDLNDLQAGGQSTVIMAVDGQVQLIFGIADTIRPGVKDSLAALKAQGIKKLVMLTGDNQLTAQAVADELNLDEVHANLLPEEKVEYVKKLKADGNTVAFIGDGINDSPSIANADIGIAMGSGTDVAIDTSDVVLMQSSFPALVHAHGLAKKTVLNTRENIFIAIATVAFLLIGLVFGYIYMASGMFVHEASILVVIFNAMRLINFQTKFDKQQPAKTIQAATA; encoded by the coding sequence ATGAAAATTCAGGGGTTTCTAACTAAACATACGAATCAAATCACATTAATCACTGGTATTCTGATTGTCCTCGGCATGCTCAGCAAATACTTGTTCCAATTCACACTAGGCTACCAAGTCATTCTGGCTGTCGCATCCGTGATTGCGGTTATTCCGATCGCGGTTCGGGCTTGGAGCGCGCTGCGCAACAAGGTCTTCAGTATTGAACTGTTAGTCAGCATTGCCGTTATCGGGGCCTTCATCATTGGCGAATTCAATGAATCAGCCATCGTGACGTTCCTATTCCTGTTCGGGTCCTATCTCGAAAGCAAAACGTTACAAAAGACGCGGACGGCTATCAAAGGTTTGACTGACATGTCACCAACGACCGCGACCCTCGTAACCGCTGATGGTACGGAAGAAGTCGACGTCGATGATGTTGACGAAGGCGATGTTGTCTTAGTCAAGACGGGGAGCCAAGTTCCTGTCGACGGGGTCGTCGTTGAAGGTAATGGTTACCTCAACGAAGCTTCTATCACCGGTGAAGCCCGTCAGATTAACAAACAACTCAATGATTCCGTTTATTCTGGTACGATGGTCGAAAACGGCTATCTTAAAATCAAAGCGACTCAAGTGGGTGATGACACGACGTTTGCTAAAATCATCGAACTCGTCGAAGAAGCCCAAGACACGAAGTCCAAAGCTGAAAAGTTCATCGACCGCTTTGCTCAATATTATACGCCTGCCGTTCTGGTTTTAGCAGTCTTAGTCTTCGCCTTCTCGCGTGACTTCCGATTAGCGATCACCGTCTTAGTTCTAGGATGCCCAGGGGCCCTCGTTATCGGTGCACCCGTCTCAAACGTTGCCGGAATCGGTAATGGTGCCAAACGTGGCATCTTAATCAAGGGTGGCGAAGTCGTCGATACCTTTGCCAAAGTCGATACGCTGGTCTTCGATAAAACGGGGACTTTGACGGAAGGCAATACCGCCGTTACCACGATGCACACTTACACGACTAACGCCGACAATCAACTCGCTTTAGCCGCTGCTATCGAAGGCGTTTCTGACCATCCACTCGGTCAAGCTATCGTGACCTACGCAGCCCAAAAGTCCGCCGGTGTCGCACCCGTCCTCGATGATACCGAAACCGTCAAAGGCCAAGGCATCTGCGCTAAAGTCGGTGACCAATCCGTCGTCATTGGGAACCAAAAGATGTTAACCGCGCATCAAATCGAACTTAACTCAGCTCAACTCAAAGACCTGAACGATTTACAAGCAGGTGGTCAATCCACAGTCATCATGGCCGTTGATGGCCAAGTTCAACTGATATTCGGGATTGCCGATACCATCCGCCCAGGCGTCAAGGATTCACTCGCCGCACTCAAAGCTCAGGGTATCAAGAAATTAGTCATGTTGACTGGTGACAATCAGTTAACCGCCCAAGCAGTCGCAGATGAATTGAACCTAGACGAAGTTCACGCCAACTTATTGCCAGAAGAAAAGGTCGAATACGTTAAAAAGCTCAAAGCTGATGGGAACACAGTCGCCTTTATCGGTGATGGCATCAATGACAGTCCGTCCATCGCTAACGCGGATATCGGTATTGCCATGGGTAGCGGGACCGATGTCGCTATCGACACCTCCGACGTTGTCCTGATGCAATCCAGCTTCCCAGCACTGGTCCACGCCCATGGTCTCGCTAAGAAGACGGTGCTCAACACGCGGGAAAACATCTTCATCGCCATCGCGACGGTGGCCTTCCTCCTGATTGGCTTAGTCTTCGGTTACATTTACATGGCCAGTGGGATGTTCGTCCACGAAGCCAGCATCCTGGTCGTTATTTTCAACGCGATGCGCCTGATCAACTTCCAGACCAAGTTCGACAAACAACAACCTGCCAAAACGATCCAAGCCGCAACGGCCTAA
- a CDS encoding PbsX family transcriptional regulator, with protein MTNTKSDHAKNQALDLFTRLQLSLQQHATPERYQYVLNILETGISKVKHNQQTPERQARVVYDQIASQVFVDKLHFTADENKVLTAINELAHSQKGWGEFNMLGTTNTWPSQ; from the coding sequence GTGACTAACACGAAGTCGGACCATGCTAAAAACCAAGCTTTAGACTTGTTTACTCGGTTACAGCTTTCACTACAGCAACATGCTACGCCCGAACGTTACCAATATGTGCTAAATATTCTTGAGACTGGTATCAGTAAAGTCAAACATAATCAACAGACGCCTGAACGCCAAGCCCGCGTCGTCTATGACCAGATTGCCAGTCAAGTGTTTGTCGATAAGTTACACTTCACTGCCGACGAGAACAAAGTGTTAACAGCGATCAATGAATTGGCGCATTCTCAAAAAGGGTGGGGCGAGTTTAACATGCTAGGAACGACCAATACGTGGCCTAGCCAATAA
- a CDS encoding thioredoxin family protein, whose translation MIKEIHDQDFAKETDTGIAVVDFRADWCPPCRMMDPILKSLSEDANYKDKVNFVSLNVDNDKEIASQFQVQGIPTFLIKKDGQVVSHLVGARPKPAFESELRKALD comes from the coding sequence ATGATTAAAGAAATTCATGATCAAGATTTTGCCAAAGAAACGGATACTGGGATTGCCGTCGTTGATTTCCGCGCTGACTGGTGCCCGCCATGTCGGATGATGGACCCAATTTTGAAGTCATTGTCCGAAGATGCCAACTACAAAGACAAGGTCAACTTTGTCTCATTGAATGTCGACAACGATAAAGAAATTGCGAGCCAATTCCAAGTTCAAGGGATCCCAACCTTCCTAATCAAGAAGGATGGCCAAGTCGTCAGTCATCTCGTGGGCGCGCGGCCAAAGCCAGCCTTTGAATCCGAACTACGAAAAGCACTCGATTAA
- a CDS encoding metal-sensitive transcriptional regulator yields the protein MAATEEYVTSKQIQTRLKRSAGQLDGVLRMMDEGRPCDDVLVQLSAVKSSIDKAMKLVIARNINNCVDNMTSADVQNLEHSLDLLLKTK from the coding sequence ATGGCAGCTACCGAAGAATATGTGACGAGTAAACAAATTCAGACCCGTTTGAAGCGCTCCGCTGGTCAACTGGACGGCGTCTTGCGGATGATGGATGAGGGCCGCCCTTGCGACGACGTTCTCGTTCAACTTTCCGCGGTCAAGTCCAGCATCGACAAGGCAATGAAACTGGTCATTGCCCGCAATATCAATAATTGCGTCGATAATATGACAAGTGCCGATGTTCAGAACCTTGAGCACTCATTAGACTTGTTGTTAAAAACGAAATAA
- a CDS encoding Dps family protein yields MSELTIDEQYAAELKQSDIDHHVPTAGAMTNHILSNLMVAYVKLSQVKWYVKGPQSLALRTEYQQLIDQNVRQFAELGDLLLDENQKPSSTTAELTKYSMLEENGAFKYQSADELVAATIKDFDTENLFVDRAIKLAEKETRPALAAWLVAYRGSNNRNIRELQAYLGNDARTGLDEEDEDDDD; encoded by the coding sequence ATGAGTGAATTAACAATCGATGAACAATACGCCGCTGAATTAAAACAAAGTGATATTGACCACCACGTCCCGACTGCCGGTGCGATGACGAATCACATCCTGTCGAATCTAATGGTCGCCTATGTTAAGTTAAGTCAGGTCAAATGGTACGTCAAAGGCCCGCAATCATTGGCATTGCGGACGGAATATCAACAACTGATCGACCAAAATGTCCGTCAGTTTGCTGAACTCGGTGACTTACTTTTAGATGAAAACCAAAAACCATCTTCCACAACGGCTGAATTAACCAAGTATTCAATGTTGGAAGAAAACGGGGCTTTCAAGTACCAATCCGCTGATGAACTCGTGGCCGCAACCATCAAGGATTTTGATACGGAAAACCTATTCGTTGACCGGGCTATCAAGTTAGCTGAAAAAGAGACCCGGCCAGCATTAGCCGCATGGTTAGTCGCTTACCGCGGCAGCAATAATCGCAACATCCGGGAACTGCAAGCCTACTTGGGCAATGACGCACGTACCGGACTAGATGAAGAAGACGAAGATGATGATGACTAA
- a CDS encoding heavy-metal-associated domain-containing protein, with translation MKIIMQLGTLTCPSCMTKIEKAVSNHEGVENVKVLFNASKVKANFDPEVTSADDLAQVVTGLGYEVENVKVK, from the coding sequence ATGAAAATTATTATGCAATTAGGAACGTTGACCTGCCCATCATGCATGACCAAGATTGAAAAGGCTGTGTCGAACCACGAGGGTGTCGAAAATGTCAAAGTGTTATTCAATGCTAGCAAGGTCAAGGCCAACTTTGATCCAGAAGTAACGTCGGCCGATGATTTGGCACAAGTCGTTACCGGTTTGGGCTATGAAGTAGAAAACGTTAAGGTTAAATAG